The following are encoded together in the Streptomyces rapamycinicus NRRL 5491 genome:
- a CDS encoding M16 family metallopeptidase gives MQQLILDNGLTVLLAPRAAASAMAVSVHYDVGFRSEPEGRSGFAHLFEHLMFQGSAQYPKLDHWRYVQGLGGVVNGSTHQDYTDYYQVLPRDGLPHILAMEADRMASLLITEENLDNQRTVVKEEIRLNILNRAYGGFPWIPLPALLYRTYPNAHNGYGDFSDLESATVDEAAEFYSAHYVPSNAVLTIAGAFDADQAIALVDRSFGGLPKRPRPVRPSLEEPRPSRTVKASQVDAHAPMPALAVGYRLPDPATDLDSYLAHMVLWETLAGGSSSPLYTRLVRDRNLAVGLAGGCGLFGPLDARAPDTLAMVVTHHPETDPDALLSEVDRELAGLSDARTTRDLAHLATRRLAARAGRRNADLLAHTRSLGACQLLYGRAALVDQLPERLGAVPADAIAGAAGELLASTRAVLRLAPAQATLASAGHSATRTALTR, from the coding sequence ATGCAGCAACTGATTCTCGACAATGGCCTCACGGTCCTTCTCGCCCCGCGTGCCGCCGCGTCGGCCATGGCTGTCAGCGTTCACTACGACGTGGGATTCCGATCGGAACCCGAGGGACGCAGCGGGTTCGCCCACCTCTTCGAGCACCTCATGTTCCAGGGCAGCGCGCAGTATCCCAAACTGGACCACTGGCGCTATGTGCAGGGGCTCGGCGGTGTCGTCAACGGATCGACCCATCAGGACTACACGGATTACTACCAGGTTTTGCCACGCGACGGCTTGCCGCACATCCTCGCGATGGAGGCCGACCGGATGGCGTCACTGCTGATCACCGAGGAGAACCTCGACAACCAGCGAACCGTCGTGAAGGAGGAAATCCGCCTCAACATCCTCAACCGAGCATACGGTGGATTCCCCTGGATCCCGCTGCCCGCCCTGCTCTACCGCACGTACCCCAACGCGCACAACGGATACGGTGACTTCTCCGACCTCGAATCCGCGACGGTTGACGAAGCCGCCGAGTTCTACTCCGCGCACTACGTGCCCTCCAACGCCGTGCTCACGATTGCCGGGGCCTTCGACGCCGACCAGGCCATCGCCCTCGTCGACCGCTCCTTCGGCGGTCTGCCCAAGCGGCCCAGGCCCGTGCGGCCCTCGCTGGAAGAGCCCCGGCCGTCCCGTACGGTGAAGGCAAGTCAGGTGGACGCGCACGCGCCGATGCCCGCGCTGGCCGTCGGCTACCGGCTACCGGACCCCGCCACCGACCTGGACTCCTACCTCGCCCATATGGTGCTGTGGGAGACGCTCGCCGGTGGCAGCTCCTCCCCGCTGTACACGCGGCTGGTCCGGGACCGGAACCTGGCCGTCGGCCTCGCCGGCGGCTGCGGCCTGTTCGGCCCGCTGGACGCCCGCGCCCCCGACACCCTCGCCATGGTCGTCACCCACCACCCGGAGACCGACCCCGACGCCCTCCTCAGCGAGGTGGACCGGGAACTGGCCGGCCTGAGCGACGCGCGCACTACCCGTGACCTCGCGCACCTGGCGACCCGCCGTCTCGCCGCCCGGGCCGGCCGGCGCAACGCCGACCTGTTGGCTCACACGCGTTCTCTGGGCGCCTGCCAACTCCTGTACGGCCGGGCGGCCCTCGTGGACCAGCTGCCCGAACGGCTCGGTGCGGTGCCGGCCGACGCCATCGCCGGCGCGGCCGGTGAACTCCTGGCCAGTACCCGGGCGGTGCTGCGCCTGGCCCCCGCCCAGGCCACTCTTGCGTCCGCGGGCCACTCAGCGACAAGGACGGCACTGACGCGATGA
- a CDS encoding M16 family metallopeptidase: MNDDALLDTTLENRLRLVVVSDRTVPLVEIRLSIPCAGVGEAHAATAQVLSDVLLRPTDGVPATRSTAWRVADLDSGRDVDRLGVFGYSPAASLKTVLRGIAACLTEPHYPDAAVRHARERLAAQVGIGRGEARWTALAAVLRRRHPAHATPCDIPAPHAVAAVEPAAVRALHRSRIVPRGATLVLVGDVRPARARALVEHVFAAWRGAGEPNEVVSLVPPVGHELALVHRPRSAQAELLMAGRAPRRDDERRPAFDIANTVFGGGVASRLSRNVRESKGYAYLAGSAVELLVDTPTTMVRLAVSEGSAADALTETRGELVALSESHVTQEEFDMAKRLLAGRFVLAGVSPSSYATFLVNLIAEGVDPGWVRGYPRRLAAVSRADVLAAARTYLAPDALDTVVVGDADALAGPLARIESLRVRRFEQLDDVVAAPAAPPAHLTRNAR; the protein is encoded by the coding sequence ATGAACGATGACGCCCTTCTCGACACCACCCTGGAGAACCGGCTGCGACTCGTGGTGGTGTCCGATCGCACCGTGCCCCTGGTGGAGATCCGGCTGAGCATTCCCTGCGCGGGCGTCGGCGAGGCGCACGCCGCCACCGCCCAGGTGCTCAGCGACGTCCTCCTGCGGCCCACCGACGGGGTGCCGGCGACCCGGTCCACGGCCTGGCGGGTCGCCGACCTGGACTCCGGTCGGGACGTCGACCGGCTGGGCGTGTTCGGCTACAGCCCAGCAGCGTCGCTCAAAACGGTGCTGCGCGGCATCGCGGCGTGCCTGACGGAACCCCATTACCCCGACGCCGCGGTTCGCCATGCCCGTGAACGGCTGGCCGCCCAGGTCGGCATCGGGCGCGGCGAAGCCCGCTGGACGGCGCTGGCCGCGGTGCTGCGCCGGAGGCATCCCGCCCATGCGACGCCCTGTGACATCCCCGCGCCACACGCGGTGGCCGCCGTCGAACCCGCGGCGGTCCGGGCACTGCACCGCTCCCGGATCGTGCCGCGCGGGGCGACGCTGGTCCTCGTCGGAGACGTCCGGCCGGCGCGGGCCAGGGCGCTGGTCGAGCATGTCTTCGCGGCGTGGCGGGGAGCGGGGGAGCCGAACGAGGTCGTGTCCCTGGTTCCTCCGGTCGGCCACGAGCTGGCACTCGTTCACCGGCCACGATCGGCCCAGGCCGAACTGCTGATGGCCGGCCGGGCCCCGCGCCGGGATGATGAACGGCGGCCGGCCTTCGACATCGCCAACACCGTGTTCGGCGGCGGCGTCGCCTCCCGGCTGAGCCGAAACGTGCGGGAGAGCAAGGGCTACGCGTATCTGGCGGGCTCGGCCGTTGAGTTACTCGTCGACACGCCGACCACGATGGTGCGCCTCGCTGTCAGCGAGGGTTCCGCGGCGGATGCCCTGACGGAGACCCGCGGGGAGCTCGTCGCCCTGTCCGAGTCGCACGTCACGCAAGAGGAGTTCGACATGGCGAAACGCCTCTTGGCGGGCCGGTTCGTGCTGGCGGGGGTGTCGCCGTCCTCCTACGCGACGTTTCTGGTCAACCTGATCGCCGAAGGCGTCGATCCGGGGTGGGTCCGCGGGTATCCGCGGCGCCTGGCGGCCGTCAGCAGGGCGGACGTCCTCGCGGCTGCGAGAACCTACCTCGCTCCCGATGCGCTCGACACCGTTGTCGTCGGCGACGCTGACGCGCTGGCCGGCCCGCTCGCACGGATCGAGAGCCTGCGCGTCCGGCGGTTCGAGCAGCTCGACGATGTCGTCGCAGCACCCGCCGCACCCCCGGCCCACCTGACGCGGAACGCCCGATGA
- a CDS encoding SDR family NAD(P)-dependent oxidoreductase, with product MTTDHRTVLITGATSGLGSAVAERLAAPGTTLLLHGRDPDRLHVLCHELKERGATAHPYVADLAELEEVRDLGRRVVAEWPRVDVLINNAGVGPGSAGAARELSRDGHELRFAVNYLAPYVLTRLLLPALERSVAARVVNVGSAAQADIDLGDLTMDRGYDGWLAYGRAKLALASFSVDLAEELAGTGITVTCLHPADLMPTRLVLETGLRPLSTIEEGTQAVLRLVSAPAAETGTGTYHHGLTPAEPHSDISHPTKRRLLRDATERILAGRPA from the coding sequence ATGACCACCGACCACCGCACCGTACTCATCACCGGCGCCACGAGCGGGCTGGGGAGCGCCGTCGCAGAACGGCTGGCCGCGCCGGGCACGACGCTCCTGCTGCACGGACGCGACCCGGACCGGCTGCACGTCCTGTGCCACGAGCTGAAGGAGCGGGGCGCGACGGCGCACCCCTACGTGGCGGATTTAGCCGAGCTGGAGGAGGTCCGCGATCTCGGCCGGCGCGTGGTGGCCGAGTGGCCCCGGGTCGACGTACTGATCAACAACGCGGGCGTCGGCCCTGGAAGCGCGGGAGCAGCCCGCGAGCTCAGCCGGGACGGGCACGAACTGCGGTTCGCGGTGAACTACCTGGCGCCCTACGTGCTGACCCGCCTGCTCCTGCCCGCCCTCGAGCGGTCCGTCGCGGCCCGCGTGGTGAACGTGGGCTCTGCGGCACAGGCCGACATCGACCTCGGTGACCTGACGATGGACCGCGGCTACGACGGGTGGCTCGCCTACGGCCGGGCGAAGCTGGCGCTGGCCTCGTTCAGCGTCGACCTCGCCGAGGAACTCGCCGGAACGGGGATCACCGTCACCTGCCTGCATCCTGCCGATCTCATGCCGACCCGGTTGGTGCTGGAAACGGGACTGCGGCCCCTGTCCACCATCGAGGAGGGAACCCAGGCCGTCCTCCGGCTGGTCAGCGCCCCCGCGGCGGAGACGGGGACGGGCACCTACCACCACGGCCTGACCCCGGCGGAACCTCACTCCGACATCTCGCATCCCACCAAGCGCCGTCTCCTTCGGGACGCCACCGAGCGCATCCTGGCCGGACGGCCCGCGTGA
- a CDS encoding BTAD domain-containing putative transcriptional regulator, whose amino-acid sequence MVGPVAGARRGRAAVGRDGTQEEALDHCLKVSRRPAEELGLAPGPPLRRLRQEIRT is encoded by the coding sequence GTGGTCGGGCCGGTCGCGGGAGCTCGTCGCGGTCGAGCGGCAGTCGGCCGAGATGGGACTCAAGAGGAGGCGCTCGATCACTGCCTGAAAGTCAGCCGGCGGCCGGCGGAGGAGCTGGGTCTCGCTCCAGGACCGCCATTGCGGCGCCTGCGGCAGGAGATCCGCACGTGA
- the lxmK gene encoding class V lanthionine synthetase subunit LxmK — MERKNVDPMPVDQFPELNELLSRLGLGKLTDDGVSAYPGRNDNWVGTTSAGSAVFAKRLVGQPRDIAPRLRRSRSFHALVERANAPELRAPRLLGADDATGLEVFEHLNEGRSGAELAAADAFDDTLAHRAGRLVALLHTAPVEAMAPQLDRSLPKFPNVELNAALPVELFVSLTGAELDFWRIIHQDPQLAGALARLRDHERAVPVCPTHCDLRLDQFLCTGDGLFLTDGEEFRLADPARDVGSFAGEWLHQAITWITEGEAPGEADERFTGALTHQEIIARGVHRLNRLRPRVSAFWVGYRSVSPEHDPGFTARAAAMAGWHLIDRAMAVAGHGARLPAVSRAAMGIGRTILLAPERYIETLGLGALELREAA; from the coding sequence ATGGAGAGGAAGAACGTCGATCCCATGCCGGTCGACCAGTTTCCTGAGCTCAACGAATTGCTGAGCCGACTGGGTCTGGGGAAGCTGACCGACGACGGTGTGTCCGCCTACCCAGGGCGCAACGACAACTGGGTCGGCACCACCTCGGCCGGTTCCGCCGTCTTCGCCAAGCGGCTGGTCGGCCAACCGCGGGACATCGCTCCGCGCCTGCGCCGCTCCCGGTCCTTCCACGCTCTGGTCGAACGCGCCAACGCGCCGGAGCTGCGCGCCCCGCGGCTGCTCGGGGCCGATGACGCGACCGGTCTGGAGGTCTTCGAGCATCTCAACGAGGGACGCTCCGGAGCCGAACTGGCCGCGGCGGACGCGTTCGACGACACGCTCGCCCACCGGGCCGGACGCCTGGTCGCGCTGCTGCACACGGCTCCCGTCGAGGCCATGGCACCCCAGCTCGACCGCTCCCTGCCCAAGTTCCCCAACGTCGAGCTGAACGCCGCCCTGCCGGTGGAGCTGTTTGTCTCCCTCACCGGCGCCGAACTCGACTTCTGGCGCATCATCCACCAGGATCCGCAGCTGGCGGGGGCACTGGCCCGGCTGCGGGACCACGAGCGTGCGGTGCCGGTCTGCCCCACCCACTGCGACCTGCGCCTGGACCAGTTCCTGTGCACCGGGGACGGCCTGTTCCTCACCGACGGAGAGGAGTTCCGCCTGGCGGATCCCGCACGGGATGTGGGGAGCTTCGCCGGGGAGTGGCTGCACCAGGCCATCACCTGGATCACCGAGGGCGAGGCCCCCGGCGAGGCGGACGAACGCTTCACCGGCGCGCTCACCCACCAGGAGATCATCGCGCGCGGCGTACACAGGCTGAACAGGCTCCGGCCCCGGGTGAGCGCCTTCTGGGTCGGCTACCGGTCGGTCTCCCCGGAGCACGACCCCGGGTTCACCGCCCGGGCGGCCGCCATGGCCGGCTGGCACCTCATCGACCGCGCCATGGCCGTGGCCGGGCACGGCGCCCGCCTGCCTGCCGTGTCACGTGCCGCGATGGGCATCGGACGCACCATCCTGCTCGCTCCGGAGAGGTACATCGAGACCCTGGGCCTCGGCGCCCTCGAACTGCGGGAGGCAGCATGA